The following are encoded in a window of Impatiens glandulifera chromosome 5, dImpGla2.1, whole genome shotgun sequence genomic DNA:
- the LOC124939013 gene encoding protein RALF-like 4: MAMNVYATLVMASLALTIAIGVVKVEATTTDLMFNAARWGLTSLSRVGTNDLIKEMMHDNEESIIDIGSATRSEPIEMNIVSGRIRYISYKLMAKDKVPCPFTGQSYYGCDRRTRSHVNPYHRPCIHVTNCARYPK; the protein is encoded by the coding sequence ATGGCCATGAATGTTTATGCAACACTTGTTATGGCATCATTGGCCTTGACAATTGCAATAGGCGTCGTGAAAGTGGAGGCAACAACAACCGACCTAATGTTTAACGCGGCTAGATGGGGTTTGACTAGTCTATCGAGAGTTGGGACAAATgatttgataaaagaaatgatgcATGATAACGAGGAATCCATAATTGATATTGGATCAGCAACGCGTTCAGAACCTATTGAGATGAATATTGTAAGTGGGCGTATAAGGTACATAAGCTATAAGTTAATGGCAAAGGATAAAGTTCCATGCCCTTTTACAGGCCAATCCTACTATGGTTGCGATAGGAGGACTCGGAGTCACGTCAATCCTTACCATAGGCCTTGCATTCACGTCACCAATTGTGCTAGATACCctaaataa
- the LOC124940546 gene encoding early nodulin-like protein 1, with translation MASKPSISLCVLTSLFAALIGTSTAYKFYVGGTDGWVLRPSENYNQWAERMRFQVNDTLLFKYKNGEDSVLIVNKGDYDNCKKQNPIQKLDGGDSVFMFDRSGSFYFISGHFDNCEKGQKLLVVVMAVRNKFPQPAPFPGSAPSPLVHAPPPSALAPATNVPEMGPSQGSLPSPVDNSTSPPPPPPPPSRSEATAVCSSVVLVLFLMGGIKFGFF, from the exons ATGGCTTCAAAACCATCAATTTCCTTATGCGTTCTTACTTCATTATTCGCCGCTCTAATCGGAACTTCAACGGCCTACAAATTTTACGTCGGAGGAACAGACGGATGGGTTTTAAGACCATCCGAGAACTATAACCAATGGGCTGAAAGAATGAGATTTCAAGTCAATGACACTCTTT TGTTTAAGTATAAGAATGGAGAAGACTCTGTTTTGATTGTGAACAAAGGGGATTACGATAATTGCAAAAAACAGAACCCAATACAGAAATTAGACGGCGGAGATTCTGTCTTCATGTTTGATCGGTCGGGTTCTTTCTATTTTATTAGTGGTCATTTTGATAACTGTGAAAAGGGACAGAAATTATTAGTCGTTGTTATGGCGGTTAGAAACAAGTTCCCTCAGCCAGCTCCATTTCCCGGCAGTGCGCCTTCGCCGTTGGTTCATGCTCCACCTCCGTCGGCTCTAGCTCCGGCAACCAACGTCCCTGAGATGGGTCCTTCTCAGGGTTCATTGCCTTCTCCGGTTGATAATAGTACTTCACCGCCACCGCCACCGCCGCCGCCGTCTAGATCTGAAGCAACGGCAGTATGTTCGTCGGTAGTGCTGGTTTTGTTCTTGATGGGGGGAATTAAATTTGGGTTCTTTTGA